The Geothrix oryzae DNA window CATGCTGCGCCACGGCGGCCACGCCATCGTGCTGGAAGTGGGCGCGGGCACCTGGAAGCTGGAGGACCGCGACGGCGCCGTCATGAACGGCGACCGGGCGGAGCATGTGCGCGAGGGCGTGCCCGTGCTGGGCCGCTACGCCGACCTGCTGGCCGTGCGCACCTTCAGCGGCGGCGAGGGCGATGCAGTGGATGAGACCGATCCCGTCATCAACGCCTTCCGGCGCTTCTCCACGGTACCCGTGCTCAGCATGGAGAGCGCCCGGGAGCACCCCCATCAGGGCCTGGCGGACCTGCTCACCATCCAGGAGACCCACGGCAGCACGAAGGTGCCCGTCACCCTCACCTGGGCGCCCCACATCAAGCCCCTGCCCAAGGCCGTGCCGAACTCCTTCCTCCTGACGGCCGCGGCCTGCGGGGCCGACATCCGCGTGGCCCACCCCAAGGGCTACGAGCTGGCGCCGGAGGTCCGCGCCGAGGCCGAGGCCTACGCCGCGGCCACCGGCGGGAAGATCACCTACACGAACGACCAGGATGCCGCCCTGGAGGGCAGCGCCGCCGTCTACGCCAAGGCCTGGGGGCCTTCCACCAGCTCCGGAATCGAAGCGGCACCCATGGCCGATCTGGCGGCCTGGATGCCCACCGCCGCCCACCTGCAGAAGGCCTCGAGGGAGGCCATCTTCATCCACTGCCTGCCCGTGCGCCGCAACCTCGAAGTC harbors:
- a CDS encoding N-acetylornithine carbamoyltransferase, with product MKHFTRISDLGPEGVQQILAKAATWKRERPGAIFTDRILGMVFFNPSLRTRASFEAAMLRHGGHAIVLEVGAGTWKLEDRDGAVMNGDRAEHVREGVPVLGRYADLLAVRTFSGGEGDAVDETDPVINAFRRFSTVPVLSMESAREHPHQGLADLLTIQETHGSTKVPVTLTWAPHIKPLPKAVPNSFLLTAAACGADIRVAHPKGYELAPEVRAEAEAYAAATGGKITYTNDQDAALEGSAAVYAKAWGPSTSSGIEAAPMADLAAWMPTAAHLQKASREAIFIHCLPVRRNLEVHDSVLDGPWSRVVDEAENRFHVQRATIHSLLSQS